A region of Myxococcus stipitatus DSM 14675 DNA encodes the following proteins:
- the pilM gene encoding type IV pilus assembly protein PilM, producing MAKGKLALGLDIGSTSIKMILLKEQRKRGEVGFALQSFGMKPLPPEAIVDGALMNSTAIVQAVQELMSELKVKGKDVAIGVSGHSVIIKKIQMPRMSQEELEESIQWEAEQYIPFDVKDVNIDTQILDGGGNDATGQMDVLLVAAKKDMINDYTTVVSEAGLAPVVVDVDAFAVQNMFSVNYDLPEKETVVLINAGASVVNINIIANGVTVFTRDVTIGGNQFTEEIQKQLNVSYEEAEALKIGGNRADADAVVPQEVERVLSSVAEQVAGEIQRSLDFYAGTAADSNFTKVYLSGGTAKIPALFKTIEARTGVPVEILNPFRKIDVDNRKFDPAFIMDVAPMAAVAVGLALRRPGDKLA from the coding sequence ATGGCGAAGGGCAAACTGGCACTCGGTCTGGACATCGGATCGACCTCCATCAAGATGATCCTGCTCAAGGAGCAGCGCAAGCGCGGCGAAGTGGGCTTCGCGTTGCAGAGCTTCGGCATGAAGCCGCTGCCTCCGGAGGCCATCGTCGACGGCGCCTTGATGAACTCCACGGCCATCGTCCAGGCCGTCCAGGAGCTGATGTCCGAGCTGAAGGTGAAGGGCAAGGACGTCGCCATCGGCGTGTCCGGTCACTCGGTCATCATCAAGAAGATTCAGATGCCGCGCATGTCCCAGGAGGAGCTCGAGGAGAGCATCCAGTGGGAGGCCGAGCAGTACATCCCCTTCGACGTGAAGGACGTGAACATCGACACGCAGATCCTCGACGGGGGCGGCAACGACGCCACCGGTCAGATGGATGTGCTGCTGGTCGCGGCCAAGAAGGACATGATCAACGACTACACCACCGTGGTCTCCGAGGCGGGCCTCGCGCCGGTGGTGGTGGACGTGGACGCGTTCGCCGTCCAGAACATGTTCTCGGTCAACTACGACCTGCCGGAGAAGGAGACCGTCGTCCTCATCAACGCGGGCGCGTCGGTGGTGAACATCAACATCATCGCCAACGGCGTGACGGTCTTCACCCGTGACGTCACCATCGGTGGCAACCAGTTCACCGAAGAAATCCAGAAGCAGCTCAACGTCTCCTACGAGGAGGCGGAGGCGCTGAAGATCGGCGGAAACCGCGCGGACGCGGACGCCGTTGTTCCTCAAGAGGTCGAGCGCGTGCTCTCCAGCGTCGCCGAGCAGGTGGCGGGCGAAATCCAGCGCTCCTTGGACTTCTACGCCGGCACGGCGGCGGACTCGAACTTCACCAAGGTCTACCTGTCGGGTGGCACGGCGAAGATTCCCGCCCTGTTCAAGACCATCGAGGCGCGCACGGGCGTGCCGGTCGAGATTCTCAATCCGTTCCGCAAGATTGACGTGGACAACCGCAAGTTCGACCCCGCGTTCATCATGGACGTGGCGCCCATGGCCGCGGTGGCCGTGGGATTGGCGCTGAGGCGTCCGGGCGACAAGCTGGCCTGA
- a CDS encoding sigma-54-dependent transcriptional regulator, translating into MSLFRSILVADDEPSIRHILTLVLTDKGYDVRAVADGDEALRELAARDYDVLLSDVRMPRKDGLTLLREAREAHPELTVVVMSAYGSQEQALEAVSAGAYDYVQKPFKPEEIVFALRKAEERERLLRENRRLKQGGVPVVPQGHILGESASLQAVLRQVARLAPVDTTVLISGESGTGKELIARELHTRSPRAPLPFVAVNCGAIPGGLLESELFGHAKGAFTDARTAKRGLFAEADGGTLFLDEVGELPLPAQVKLLRVLQEGEIRPVGESRVEKVDVRVVAATLRDLGKLVEKGEFREDLYYRLNVVNVRVPPLRERREDVPLLAKVFIQRFNRELNRESPVEGLSPEAEALMSSYGWPGNVRELENAMERAVLLADGPHILPANLPERLWAAPSPASSGTGRNEVPQAGSDLSLKRAIRDLEESYIRAALRQTKGNRTRAAEVLDISHRALLYKIKEYGIDPDAEADRG; encoded by the coding sequence ATGTCCTTGTTCCGCTCCATCCTCGTCGCCGACGACGAGCCCTCCATCCGGCACATCCTCACGTTGGTGCTCACTGACAAGGGCTACGACGTGCGCGCCGTCGCTGACGGGGATGAGGCGCTGCGGGAGCTCGCGGCGCGCGACTACGACGTCCTGCTGAGCGACGTGCGCATGCCTCGCAAGGATGGCCTCACGCTGCTTCGCGAGGCGCGCGAGGCCCACCCGGAGCTCACCGTGGTGGTGATGAGTGCCTACGGCTCGCAGGAGCAAGCGCTGGAGGCGGTATCCGCGGGCGCCTACGACTACGTCCAGAAGCCCTTCAAGCCCGAGGAGATCGTCTTCGCCCTGCGCAAGGCCGAGGAGCGCGAGCGGCTGCTGAGGGAGAACCGACGCCTCAAGCAGGGCGGTGTCCCCGTGGTTCCCCAGGGACACATCCTCGGCGAGAGCGCCTCGCTTCAAGCGGTGCTGAGGCAGGTGGCGCGCCTGGCTCCGGTGGACACCACGGTGCTCATCAGCGGCGAGAGCGGCACGGGCAAGGAGCTCATCGCCCGGGAGCTGCACACGCGCAGCCCTCGCGCGCCGCTCCCGTTCGTCGCCGTCAACTGCGGCGCCATCCCCGGCGGACTGTTGGAGAGCGAGCTGTTCGGTCACGCGAAGGGCGCCTTCACCGACGCACGCACGGCCAAGCGAGGACTCTTCGCGGAGGCCGACGGGGGCACGCTCTTCCTCGATGAAGTGGGGGAGCTGCCGCTGCCCGCGCAGGTGAAGCTCCTGCGTGTGTTGCAGGAGGGGGAGATCCGACCGGTGGGGGAGAGCCGGGTGGAGAAGGTGGACGTGCGCGTGGTGGCCGCCACGCTGAGAGATCTGGGCAAGCTGGTGGAGAAGGGGGAGTTCCGCGAGGACCTCTACTACCGCCTCAACGTGGTGAACGTGCGGGTGCCTCCGCTGCGAGAGCGCCGCGAGGACGTGCCGCTCCTGGCGAAGGTCTTCATCCAACGCTTCAACCGCGAGCTCAACCGGGAGTCTCCGGTGGAGGGCCTGTCCCCGGAGGCGGAGGCGCTGATGTCCTCCTATGGTTGGCCGGGCAACGTGCGTGAGCTGGAGAACGCCATGGAGCGCGCCGTCCTCCTGGCGGATGGCCCGCACATCCTCCCTGCCAACCTGCCCGAAAGGCTGTGGGCCGCGCCCTCACCCGCGTCGTCTGGGACAGGCCGCAACGAGGTGCCACAGGCGGGTAGCGACCTGTCGCTCAAGCGGGCCATTCGCGACCTGGAGGAGTCCTACATCCGCGCGGCCCTCCGTCAGACGAAGGGGAACCGCACTCGGGCGGCCGAGGTCCTGGACATCAGCCACCGGGCGCTGCTCTACAAGATCAAGGAGTACGGCATCGACCCGGACGCGGAGGCCGACCGGGGATGA
- a CDS encoding sensor histidine kinase: protein MKWRIASVAFLLGSLCTGLSWLSLQPVLIRLLELGRRLAAPGSPDAEVLAQVRGFLPLALGLDLVALTLLAYAVLYLTVGRPLRSAEHMVEQLGRLEWDPHLSPTQGGPLLSRMQRALQRLAEALREEQALTRSQVESLREANTRLARAQTELVTSERLATVGRLAAGVAHEVGNPLAGILGYLSLVRMKAPTPELKDYVERIDQEVQRIDRIVRGLLDLGRPETASPGPVDVSSVVETCVRLVRAAPELAGVTVDLALEPGVVARAEAGPLSQILINLLLNAAQAMGGKGSVRVVARLEGGEARVVVRDQGPGIPPEVMPRLFEPFFTTKGRQGTGLGLAVSLRLVQVMGGRLGAENLPEGGACFTVSLPAVGVEAGGVTSRS, encoded by the coding sequence ATGAAGTGGCGCATCGCCAGCGTGGCGTTCCTGTTGGGCTCTCTCTGCACGGGACTCTCCTGGCTGTCGCTTCAGCCCGTCCTCATCCGGTTGTTGGAGCTGGGGCGTCGCCTGGCCGCGCCCGGGTCGCCCGACGCGGAGGTGCTGGCACAGGTGCGCGGCTTCCTGCCGCTCGCACTCGGACTGGACCTGGTCGCGCTCACCTTGCTGGCCTACGCGGTGCTGTACCTGACGGTGGGCCGTCCGCTGCGCTCCGCGGAGCACATGGTGGAGCAGTTGGGCCGGCTCGAGTGGGACCCGCACCTGTCGCCCACTCAAGGAGGGCCACTGCTGTCGCGGATGCAGCGGGCGCTGCAGCGATTGGCGGAAGCGCTGCGCGAGGAGCAGGCCCTCACCCGTTCTCAAGTCGAGTCCCTGCGCGAAGCCAACACCCGGCTCGCGCGAGCGCAGACGGAGCTCGTGACGTCCGAGCGGCTCGCGACGGTGGGGCGGCTGGCCGCCGGCGTGGCGCACGAGGTGGGCAATCCCCTCGCGGGCATCCTGGGCTACCTGTCGCTCGTGCGGATGAAGGCGCCGACGCCCGAGCTGAAGGACTACGTGGAGCGCATCGACCAGGAGGTCCAGCGCATCGACCGCATCGTGCGAGGTCTGCTGGACCTGGGTCGGCCGGAGACGGCATCTCCGGGCCCGGTGGACGTGAGCTCGGTGGTGGAGACCTGTGTCCGGTTGGTCCGCGCCGCTCCGGAGCTCGCGGGGGTGACGGTCGACCTGGCGCTGGAGCCCGGTGTGGTGGCGCGCGCGGAGGCGGGACCCCTGTCGCAGATCCTCATCAACCTGCTGCTCAACGCGGCGCAGGCGATGGGCGGGAAGGGGAGTGTGCGGGTCGTCGCGCGACTCGAGGGGGGCGAGGCGCGGGTCGTCGTGAGGGACCAGGGCCCGGGCATCCCTCCCGAGGTGATGCCCCGGCTGTTCGAGCCCTTCTTCACCACGAAGGGACGTCAGGGGACGGGCCTGGGGCTCGCGGTGTCGCTGCGGCTGGTTCAGGTGATGGGCGGACGGCTGGGCGCGGAGAACCTCCCCGAGGGCGGCGCGTGCTTCACCGTGTCCCTGCCCGCCGTGGGTGTGGAAGCGGGCGGCGTCACCTCGCGGTCATAA
- a CDS encoding prepilin peptidase — protein MTDSSLVPTWAGPAFTAFLLVLGLCIGSFLNVVIARVPEGLSIVRPGSRCPKCGHVLSWYENIPVLSWVALRGRCRGCRAPISVRYVLVELLTGLLFLACLMRFGWTYELLPALVLVSLLVPLTFIDLAHWILPFSLTIPGIAAGLVLAFPRGSDAVVDATLGAVIGFLVFRLMEYAGWKAFRKEALGGGDKFLVALLGAFLSWRALLGILFLSSLQGAVVGLAMLAFTGRAGPSTPPAPEGTPPPTPETGEAPPADAAEPPELTMTWEFTRPGLPVWKRLALVPWCLLFQPIPDAPLDEETGEEEEWVPGPTNIPFGPWLALAGLEVMLLGPWMARVLPMDIALLLGGSR, from the coding sequence GTGACGGATTCCTCCCTCGTGCCGACCTGGGCCGGGCCTGCCTTCACCGCCTTCCTCCTGGTCCTCGGCCTCTGCATCGGCAGCTTCCTCAACGTCGTCATCGCCCGCGTTCCCGAAGGACTGAGCATCGTCCGACCCGGCTCTCGCTGCCCGAAGTGTGGGCACGTCCTGTCCTGGTACGAGAACATTCCCGTTCTTTCGTGGGTCGCGCTGCGGGGCCGGTGTCGAGGCTGCCGCGCGCCCATCTCCGTGCGCTACGTGCTGGTGGAGCTGCTCACCGGGCTGCTCTTCCTCGCGTGCTTGATGCGGTTCGGATGGACGTACGAGCTGCTGCCCGCGCTGGTGCTCGTGTCGCTGTTGGTTCCGCTGACGTTCATCGACCTGGCGCACTGGATTCTGCCGTTCTCGTTGACCATCCCCGGCATCGCCGCGGGGTTGGTGCTCGCCTTCCCGCGTGGCTCGGACGCGGTGGTGGACGCGACGCTGGGCGCGGTCATCGGCTTCCTCGTGTTCCGCTTGATGGAGTACGCGGGATGGAAGGCGTTCCGGAAGGAGGCGCTGGGCGGAGGCGACAAGTTCCTCGTCGCGCTGCTCGGTGCGTTCCTCTCCTGGCGCGCGCTCCTCGGCATCCTCTTCTTGTCGTCGCTGCAAGGCGCGGTGGTGGGCCTCGCGATGCTGGCGTTCACGGGGCGCGCGGGCCCGTCGACTCCTCCCGCACCCGAGGGCACTCCGCCGCCGACCCCTGAAACAGGCGAGGCCCCGCCCGCGGACGCCGCGGAACCTCCAGAGCTCACGATGACCTGGGAGTTCACCCGGCCGGGGCTGCCTGTCTGGAAGCGGCTTGCCTTGGTTCCATGGTGCCTGCTGTTCCAGCCCATCCCGGATGCGCCACTCGATGAGGAGACGGGCGAGGAAGAGGAGTGGGTGCCTGGGCCCACCAACATCCCCTTCGGCCCCTGGTTGGCACTGGCGGGTCTGGAGGTGATGTTGCTGGGACCGTGGATGGCGCGGGTGCTGCCCATGGATATCGCGCTGCTGTTGGGCGGCTCGAGATGA
- a CDS encoding prepilin-type N-terminal cleavage/methylation domain-containing protein: MKKKGGFTLIELMIVVAIIGILAAIAIPNFIRFQAKSKQSEAKTNLKAIFTAQKAYFGEKDKYVSDFKVVGFDPEPGNRYTYGINTCAPAAQAVSARTYTAGCIGQDLARFTQTPTGNNALTPGINGDCPNCSFNAIAIGNVDNDEEGDTWGITSIATPPTSLQNTCGIDPPGSISGGEPGNAYNDVSCP; this comes from the coding sequence ATGAAGAAGAAGGGTGGCTTCACCCTCATCGAGTTGATGATCGTGGTCGCGATCATCGGCATCCTGGCGGCCATCGCCATCCCGAACTTCATTCGCTTCCAGGCCAAGTCCAAGCAGTCGGAGGCGAAGACCAACCTGAAGGCCATCTTCACGGCCCAGAAGGCGTACTTCGGCGAGAAGGACAAGTACGTCAGCGACTTCAAGGTCGTCGGCTTTGATCCGGAGCCGGGCAACCGCTACACCTACGGCATCAACACCTGCGCGCCCGCGGCCCAGGCTGTCTCCGCGCGTACCTACACGGCTGGCTGCATCGGCCAGGACTTGGCGCGGTTCACGCAGACTCCGACTGGCAACAACGCCCTGACCCCGGGCATCAACGGCGACTGCCCGAACTGCTCCTTCAACGCGATCGCCATCGGCAACGTCGACAACGACGAGGAAGGCGACACGTGGGGCATCACCTCGATTGCCACCCCCCCCACCTCGCTGCAGAACACCTGCGGCATCGACCCGCCGGGCTCCATCAGCGGCGGCGAGCCGGGCAACGCCTACAACGACGTGAGCTGCCCGTAA
- a CDS encoding tetratricopeptide repeat protein, which yields MRKLPIVLLAAGLALVFVLSSRPLPPPHLGDRPFLPRAGFLKVLFKAQLGLVADYFWVMTINRVGSARSVSEYRDIYYYADLTTDLDPRFSKVYTFAGITIPIQLEREEYANVALSSRILRKGLANTPEDKRIHFQLAYNLIFFEHRYQEAAALIEELSREPGAPEWYSGLATRLYAQAGDFDTSLGLAQMMRDSAEDDETRAHYERRVNEILQEQALQQVDKAIQAYKTRTGALPGNLEAVVAAGDLRELPADPLGGQLFLGQDGRAYSSAARFRLELIYNEKTADGERLVPKPMDSKNAP from the coding sequence ATGCGCAAGCTGCCAATCGTGCTCCTGGCTGCTGGACTGGCCTTGGTCTTCGTCCTCTCGAGCCGGCCTCTCCCTCCACCTCACCTGGGTGATCGCCCCTTCTTGCCTCGCGCCGGATTCCTCAAGGTGCTGTTCAAGGCACAATTGGGACTGGTCGCCGACTACTTCTGGGTGATGACCATCAACCGGGTGGGCTCCGCGAGAAGCGTGTCCGAGTACCGCGACATCTACTACTACGCGGACCTCACCACGGACCTCGACCCTCGCTTCTCGAAGGTCTACACCTTCGCGGGGATCACCATCCCCATCCAGCTCGAGCGCGAGGAGTATGCAAACGTCGCGTTGTCTTCGCGCATCCTGCGCAAGGGCCTGGCCAACACGCCCGAAGACAAGCGCATCCACTTCCAGCTCGCCTACAACCTCATCTTCTTCGAGCACCGCTACCAAGAGGCCGCCGCCCTCATCGAGGAGCTCTCGCGCGAGCCCGGTGCTCCCGAGTGGTACTCAGGTCTGGCGACACGGCTCTACGCCCAGGCCGGAGACTTCGACACCAGCCTGGGCCTGGCCCAGATGATGCGCGACAGCGCCGAGGATGACGAGACGCGCGCCCACTACGAGCGCCGCGTGAACGAAATCCTCCAGGAGCAGGCGCTCCAGCAGGTCGACAAGGCCATCCAAGCCTACAAGACACGCACGGGGGCGCTGCCAGGCAACCTCGAAGCCGTCGTCGCGGCCGGAGACCTCAGGGAGCTTCCCGCCGACCCCTTGGGAGGACAGCTCTTCCTCGGACAGGACGGCCGGGCCTATTCCTCGGCAGCCCGATTCCGGCTGGAGCTCATCTACAACGAGAAAACCGCGGACGGGGAACGCCTCGTGCCCAAGCCCATGGACTCGAAGAACGCACCATGA
- a CDS encoding ABC transporter ATP-binding protein: MTHPSPDAPPIQVRGLSKTYKVGFWFNRTVRALQGLDLEVGTGQIYGLLGPNGAGKSTTIKILMNLVRPSSGTATLFGQPVDRAATRRLVGFLPENPAPYEYLTGREFVTLAGQLCGMSGHELDLRVKEVLGAVEMGAAEKLQIRRYSKGMVQRVALAQALVAKPKMLILDEPTSGLDPVGRRQMRDLILAERERGTTVLFCSHIIPDVEALCDRLAVLVGGRRVREGSVQELVSAQVPTVEMVVEGLKLEQVKSMGQDLTTTQSLDGRVRVQVSDAQSQRMLSLVLAAGGRVNSLQAAQFSLEQLFMDALKDSGRATSVGGEINT, from the coding sequence ATGACTCATCCCAGCCCTGACGCTCCGCCCATCCAGGTCCGAGGCCTGTCGAAGACCTACAAGGTCGGCTTCTGGTTCAACCGCACGGTCCGCGCCCTCCAGGGCCTGGACCTCGAAGTCGGTACCGGGCAGATCTACGGATTGCTCGGCCCGAACGGCGCCGGCAAGTCCACCACCATCAAGATCCTGATGAACCTGGTGCGGCCCAGCAGCGGCACCGCGACCTTGTTCGGGCAGCCCGTCGACCGCGCGGCCACGCGCAGGCTCGTGGGCTTCTTGCCCGAGAACCCCGCGCCCTATGAGTACCTCACGGGCCGCGAGTTCGTGACGCTCGCCGGGCAGCTGTGCGGCATGAGCGGCCATGAGCTCGACCTGCGCGTGAAGGAGGTCCTGGGCGCGGTGGAGATGGGCGCCGCAGAGAAGCTCCAGATCCGCCGCTACTCCAAGGGCATGGTGCAGCGCGTGGCGCTGGCGCAGGCCCTGGTGGCCAAGCCGAAGATGCTCATCCTGGATGAGCCCACCAGCGGCCTGGACCCCGTGGGGCGCCGGCAGATGCGCGACCTCATCCTCGCCGAGCGAGAGCGCGGCACCACGGTGCTGTTCTGCAGCCACATCATCCCGGACGTGGAAGCCCTGTGCGACAGGCTGGCCGTGCTCGTCGGTGGCCGCCGCGTGCGCGAAGGCAGCGTGCAGGAGCTGGTGTCCGCGCAGGTCCCCACCGTGGAGATGGTCGTCGAGGGGCTCAAGCTGGAGCAGGTGAAGAGCATGGGCCAGGACCTGACGACCACCCAGTCCCTGGATGGACGCGTGCGCGTGCAGGTGTCCGATGCGCAGAGCCAGCGGATGCTGAGCCTGGTGCTCGCCGCCGGGGGACGCGTCAACAGCCTCCAGGCTGCTCAGTTCTCACTGGAGCAACTCTTCATGGATGCCCTCAAGGACTCTGGACGGGCGACGAGCGTCGGCGGGGAGATCAACACATGA
- a CDS encoding ABC transporter permease — translation MSAFGAMVWNGFREARRNRVTVVVGAFAAVVLLSSTLVTEVTVATFDRVLTDFGLGMMSLILVFLTIFLSSGLLSREIERRTIFLVVSKPVSRTQFLLARLAGNMLTLAVLMGAMMLIFASQLMLFDVGISSVQLVAVAGLWFELLVLTSAGILFSSFAGPAVSAIATTGIYFAGHLANDLYDIANRLDAGSVKTFATGLYYLLPNLERVNFRPHATYALHVDAATFLSGASYAMGWAALFTAVAIFIFERRDFR, via the coding sequence ATGAGCGCGTTTGGCGCGATGGTCTGGAACGGCTTCCGGGAAGCACGCCGAAACCGCGTGACGGTGGTGGTGGGTGCCTTCGCCGCGGTGGTCTTGCTGTCGTCCACGCTCGTGACGGAAGTCACGGTCGCGACGTTCGACCGAGTCCTCACCGACTTTGGCCTGGGGATGATGAGCCTCATCCTCGTCTTCCTCACCATCTTCCTGTCGAGCGGGCTGCTGAGCCGGGAAATCGAACGGCGCACCATCTTCCTCGTCGTGAGCAAGCCCGTCTCGCGTACGCAGTTCCTGCTGGCGCGGCTGGCGGGCAACATGCTGACGCTCGCGGTGCTGATGGGCGCGATGATGCTCATCTTCGCCAGCCAGCTCATGCTCTTCGATGTGGGCATCAGCTCCGTGCAGCTCGTCGCGGTGGCGGGACTGTGGTTCGAGCTGCTGGTCCTGACGAGCGCCGGAATCCTCTTCTCCAGCTTCGCGGGCCCCGCGGTCTCGGCCATCGCCACGACCGGCATCTACTTCGCCGGCCACCTGGCCAATGACCTCTACGACATCGCCAATCGGCTGGATGCGGGCTCCGTGAAGACCTTCGCCACGGGGCTCTACTACCTGCTGCCGAACCTGGAGCGGGTGAACTTCCGCCCCCATGCGACGTACGCCCTGCATGTGGATGCCGCCACCTTCCTCTCGGGTGCCAGCTACGCGATGGGATGGGCCGCGCTGTTCACCGCCGTGGCCATCTTCATCTTCGAGCGACGCGACTTCCGCTGA
- a CDS encoding tetratricopeptide repeat protein yields the protein MESSAVRSSSFRPTLQSLLIFVTALVVYAGTLRNGLVYDDLPLVVDNPWLRSLDRLGDAFVNPLFAFEDSPIEQSDRSPAEAYFRPFAHVLLFVGRTLFGTTPWPYHLMLMLLHAVASVGVGWLLRMCLRRSDGSLTAEAEWAALAGALLFAVHPVHTEAAAWVSGCMDVSATVLVLLGVRLMVAGPASWGRAVGAALLWFSGLMFKEVAIVFPVVLWATDRAAGVRPASPGLRGWVLRYAPLGLGLMGYAAFRLNAVGASLPVPAGAGHAGMYPVHTLALAGKLMGKLFWPHPLVSTVPLRVLPTPAHVALGSVLLAGLLAVLWWKRREASAAFAGAVWLLAPLLPIFLLQFRGVESYAERFLYLPSVGFCLLVAVGLRAGLERWREHARALKLVAGGVVAIFAVMTLWRVPVWHDDISLWEDSVASVPEQPMLRAYLGASYLKVRRAEEALPQLEIAAHAFPRNYKIQSDLAVAFALLGRIDESILQFERTLQLRPSAAVVVHNLGLALRRAKRLDEALLRFQEALRLAPHRADSHLELGRTLLQLGRPAEAVAPFEEALRLRPELEPARRGLQQARMALGTTP from the coding sequence ATGGAATCCTCCGCTGTGCGCTCCAGCTCCTTCCGACCCACTCTCCAGTCCCTGCTCATCTTCGTCACGGCGTTGGTGGTGTACGCGGGGACGCTGCGCAACGGGCTCGTCTACGACGACCTCCCGCTCGTCGTGGACAATCCGTGGCTGCGCTCACTCGACAGGCTGGGCGATGCCTTCGTGAATCCGCTGTTCGCCTTCGAGGATTCGCCCATCGAGCAGTCGGACCGCAGCCCCGCGGAGGCGTACTTCCGGCCCTTCGCCCATGTGCTGCTGTTCGTGGGTCGCACGTTGTTCGGCACCACGCCTTGGCCGTACCACCTGATGCTGATGTTGTTGCATGCGGTGGCCTCGGTGGGGGTGGGGTGGTTGCTGAGGATGTGCCTGAGGCGCTCCGATGGGAGCCTCACCGCGGAAGCGGAGTGGGCGGCGCTGGCGGGAGCCTTGCTCTTCGCCGTACATCCCGTGCACACGGAAGCGGCTGCCTGGGTGAGTGGCTGCATGGATGTGTCGGCCACGGTGCTGGTCCTGCTGGGGGTTCGGCTCATGGTGGCGGGGCCCGCGTCGTGGGGCCGGGCCGTGGGCGCGGCGCTGCTGTGGTTCTCGGGACTCATGTTCAAGGAAGTCGCCATCGTGTTCCCGGTGGTGCTCTGGGCCACGGACCGTGCGGCGGGCGTGCGCCCGGCGAGCCCCGGACTTCGAGGGTGGGTGCTCCGGTATGCACCGCTGGGATTGGGGCTGATGGGGTACGCGGCGTTCCGGTTGAACGCGGTGGGTGCGTCCCTTCCGGTTCCGGCGGGGGCGGGGCACGCGGGGATGTACCCTGTGCACACGCTGGCCCTCGCGGGGAAGTTGATGGGCAAGTTGTTCTGGCCGCATCCCCTCGTGTCGACCGTCCCGCTGCGGGTTCTTCCCACGCCGGCTCACGTGGCGTTGGGCTCGGTGCTGCTCGCCGGGCTCCTGGCGGTGCTCTGGTGGAAGCGTCGCGAGGCAAGCGCCGCCTTTGCCGGTGCCGTGTGGCTGTTGGCGCCCCTGTTGCCCATCTTCCTGCTCCAGTTCCGAGGCGTGGAGTCCTATGCGGAGCGCTTCCTCTATCTCCCCTCGGTCGGCTTCTGCCTGCTCGTGGCTGTCGGGTTGAGAGCGGGCCTGGAGCGGTGGCGTGAGCACGCGCGGGCGCTGAAGCTCGTCGCGGGCGGCGTTGTCGCCATCTTCGCGGTGATGACGCTCTGGCGAGTGCCTGTCTGGCACGATGACATCTCGCTCTGGGAAGACAGCGTGGCCTCCGTGCCGGAGCAGCCCATGCTTCGTGCCTATCTGGGCGCTTCGTACCTCAAGGTGCGGCGCGCCGAGGAGGCGCTGCCCCAACTGGAGATCGCCGCGCACGCGTTCCCTCGCAACTACAAGATCCAGAGCGACCTGGCGGTGGCGTTCGCGCTCCTGGGTCGCATCGACGAGTCCATCCTCCAGTTCGAGAGGACGCTGCAGCTTCGCCCCTCCGCGGCGGTGGTGGTCCACAACCTCGGGCTCGCGCTCCGGCGAGCGAAGCGGCTGGACGAGGCGCTGCTGCGGTTCCAGGAGGCACTGCGGCTGGCGCCGCACCGGGCGGACTCCCACCTGGAGTTGGGCCGGACGTTGTTGCAGCTGGGGCGGCCCGCGGAAGCAGTGGCTCCCTTCGAGGAAGCCCTGCGGCTGCGTCCGGAGCTCGAGCCCGCGCGCCGTGGACTGCAGCAGGCGCGCATGGCGCTGGGGACGACGCCCTGA